Proteins encoded together in one Eublepharis macularius isolate TG4126 chromosome 2, MPM_Emac_v1.0, whole genome shotgun sequence window:
- the LOC129323724 gene encoding membrane-spanning 4-domains subfamily A member 12-like isoform X1, with the protein MTTDSGRMANRTKLIIPPNGFSLTEAGQITHGTVIQTGGVIQYAGQQLGTTNQLQQNPQVGRFEKFIKAETKSLLAIQIIIGLILIGSGGVMTIFRGWETDYFPLTVFGGYPFWGGIFFIASGSLSVVLEKQLFTRMVKCSMGMNITGAVIAFIGMILYSVEWLLNSVYSRQNDDLSRSVGTGLAALLLMFSFLEFCIAASMAHYQFQAVCCNSDMTIVCVPYVVNGEGAFSTEDVLPETNPVPPVYGNVALLS; encoded by the exons ATGACAACAGATTCAGGGAGAATGGCTAACAGAACAAAACTAATCATTCCCCCAAATGGTTTCAGTCTAACTGAGGCAGGCCAAATAACCCATGGTACTGTTATCCAAACAGGAGGGGTGATACAATATGCAGGACAGCAGCTTGGAACCACCAACCAACTTCAGCAAAACCCTCAAGTGGGTAGGTTTGAGAAATTCATCAAAGCAGAGACCAAGTCATTGTTA GCCATCCAGATCATAATTGGATTGATACTCATTGGATCTGGGGGTGTCATGACTATTTTTCGTGGCTGGGAGACAGATTACTTCCCTTTAACTGTCTTTGGAGGTTATCCATTCTGGGGTGGAATATTT TTCATTGCTTCTGGATCCCTTTCAGTGGTACTTGAGAAACAGCTGTTCACCCGCATG GTGAAATGCAGTATGGGAATGAACATCACTGGTGCTGTAATAGCATTCATTGGTATGATTCTATATTCAGTGGAGTGGCTTCTAAATTCAGTCTATAGTAGGCAGAATGATGATTTGTCAAGG TCTGTAGGTACTGGTCTTGCTGCCCTGCTCCTCATGTTTAGCTTTCTGGAGTTCTGCATTGCTGCTTCAATGGCACATTATCAGTTCCAAGCAGTCTGCTGCAACAGTGACATG ACCATAGTTTGTGTACCCTATGTTGTGAATGGAGAAGGTGCATTTTCCACAGAAGACGTCCTTCCTGAAACCAATCCTGTTCCTCCAGTCTATGGCAATGTGGCTCTCCTTTCTTAA
- the LOC129323724 gene encoding membrane-spanning 4-domains subfamily A member 12-like isoform X4 has protein sequence MGGRALHWGLGFIASGSLSVVLEKQLFTRMVKCSMGMNITGAVIAFIGMILYSVEWLLNSVYSRQNDDLSRSVGTGLAALLLMFSFLEFCIAASMAHYQFQAVCCNSDMTIVCVPYVVNGEGAFSTEDVLPETNPVPPVYGNVALLS, from the exons ATGGGAGGCAGAGCTTTGCACTGGGGGCTAGGG TTCATTGCTTCTGGATCCCTTTCAGTGGTACTTGAGAAACAGCTGTTCACCCGCATG GTGAAATGCAGTATGGGAATGAACATCACTGGTGCTGTAATAGCATTCATTGGTATGATTCTATATTCAGTGGAGTGGCTTCTAAATTCAGTCTATAGTAGGCAGAATGATGATTTGTCAAGG TCTGTAGGTACTGGTCTTGCTGCCCTGCTCCTCATGTTTAGCTTTCTGGAGTTCTGCATTGCTGCTTCAATGGCACATTATCAGTTCCAAGCAGTCTGCTGCAACAGTGACATG ACCATAGTTTGTGTACCCTATGTTGTGAATGGAGAAGGTGCATTTTCCACAGAAGACGTCCTTCCTGAAACCAATCCTGTTCCTCCAGTCTATGGCAATGTGGCTCTCCTTTCTTAA
- the LOC129323724 gene encoding membrane-spanning 4-domains subfamily A member 12-like isoform X3 translates to MTIFRGWETDYFPLTVFGGYPFWGGIFFIASGSLSVVLEKQLFTRMVKCSMGMNITGAVIAFIGMILYSVEWLLNSVYSRQNDDLSRSVGTGLAALLLMFSFLEFCIAASMAHYQFQAVCCNSDMTIVCVPYVVNGEGAFSTEDVLPETNPVPPVYGNVALLS, encoded by the exons ATGACTATTTTTCGTGGCTGGGAGACAGATTACTTCCCTTTAACTGTCTTTGGAGGTTATCCATTCTGGGGTGGAATATTT TTCATTGCTTCTGGATCCCTTTCAGTGGTACTTGAGAAACAGCTGTTCACCCGCATG GTGAAATGCAGTATGGGAATGAACATCACTGGTGCTGTAATAGCATTCATTGGTATGATTCTATATTCAGTGGAGTGGCTTCTAAATTCAGTCTATAGTAGGCAGAATGATGATTTGTCAAGG TCTGTAGGTACTGGTCTTGCTGCCCTGCTCCTCATGTTTAGCTTTCTGGAGTTCTGCATTGCTGCTTCAATGGCACATTATCAGTTCCAAGCAGTCTGCTGCAACAGTGACATG ACCATAGTTTGTGTACCCTATGTTGTGAATGGAGAAGGTGCATTTTCCACAGAAGACGTCCTTCCTGAAACCAATCCTGTTCCTCCAGTCTATGGCAATGTGGCTCTCCTTTCTTAA
- the LOC129323724 gene encoding membrane-spanning 4-domains subfamily A member 12-like isoform X2: MTTDSGRMANRTKLIIPPNGFSLTEAGQITHGTVIQTGGVIQYAGQQLGTTNQLQQNPQVGRFEKFIKAETKSLLFIASGSLSVVLEKQLFTRMVKCSMGMNITGAVIAFIGMILYSVEWLLNSVYSRQNDDLSRSVGTGLAALLLMFSFLEFCIAASMAHYQFQAVCCNSDMTIVCVPYVVNGEGAFSTEDVLPETNPVPPVYGNVALLS, translated from the exons ATGACAACAGATTCAGGGAGAATGGCTAACAGAACAAAACTAATCATTCCCCCAAATGGTTTCAGTCTAACTGAGGCAGGCCAAATAACCCATGGTACTGTTATCCAAACAGGAGGGGTGATACAATATGCAGGACAGCAGCTTGGAACCACCAACCAACTTCAGCAAAACCCTCAAGTGGGTAGGTTTGAGAAATTCATCAAAGCAGAGACCAAGTCATTGTTA TTCATTGCTTCTGGATCCCTTTCAGTGGTACTTGAGAAACAGCTGTTCACCCGCATG GTGAAATGCAGTATGGGAATGAACATCACTGGTGCTGTAATAGCATTCATTGGTATGATTCTATATTCAGTGGAGTGGCTTCTAAATTCAGTCTATAGTAGGCAGAATGATGATTTGTCAAGG TCTGTAGGTACTGGTCTTGCTGCCCTGCTCCTCATGTTTAGCTTTCTGGAGTTCTGCATTGCTGCTTCAATGGCACATTATCAGTTCCAAGCAGTCTGCTGCAACAGTGACATG ACCATAGTTTGTGTACCCTATGTTGTGAATGGAGAAGGTGCATTTTCCACAGAAGACGTCCTTCCTGAAACCAATCCTGTTCCTCCAGTCTATGGCAATGTGGCTCTCCTTTCTTAA